From Bacteroidota bacterium:
CGGGTTTTCTTCCAAGGATCCACAGGTATTTTGATGAAGAACTGCCTACAAGCGCGTAATCATAGTTTTCTTTGTCGATTTCCAGGATATAGTAATCGGCTCCGATAAAGGGTATGAAGTATACTTTCAGCCATCCGGGTATTGAGGGGTCTACTTGTCTGGCTGTGGCTTTTGCTTTTTTATGCTTGCCGTTCGGTGAATCTTTGTACCCCTCATTTAATACCCTGATTTTGCCATTTTCCATAATGGAATACGTAGCCGTGACTGCGCTCAGGTTTTTTTCAAAAGAGTGAGGAAACCGGGCGATCTCATACCATTTGCCAAGGTAACGCTCCAGGTTAAAATCTTTAACTATGTGTTGCTTCATTTTCATATTCCAGGATTTATCGGAAGGGTTG
This genomic window contains:
- a CDS encoding lipocalin family protein, which produces MKMKQHIVKDFNLERYLGKWYEIARFPHSFEKNLSAVTATYSIMENGKIRVLNEGYKDSPNGKHKKAKATARQVDPSIPGWLKVYFIPFIGADYYILEIDKENYDYALVGSSSSKYLWILGRKPEMDPDVYDMLVEQAKSLGYDTSKLIKVEHKK